A window from Nycticebus coucang isolate mNycCou1 chromosome X, mNycCou1.pri, whole genome shotgun sequence encodes these proteins:
- the CLDN2 gene encoding claudin-2 gives MASLGIQLVGYILGLLGLLGTVVAMLLPSWRTSSYVGASIVTAVGFSKGLWMECATHSTGITQCDIYSTLLGLPSDIQAAQAMMVTSSAISSLACMIAVVGMRCTVFCQGSRAKDRVAVVGGVFFILGGLLGFVPVAWNLHGILRDFYSPLVPDSMKFEIGEALYLGIISSLFSLVAGIILCFSCPSQRNHSNYYDAYQAQPLATRSSPRPGQPPKVKSEFNSYSLTGYV, from the coding sequence ATGGCCTCTCTTGGCATCCAACTTGTGGGCTATATCCTAGGCCTGCTGGGGCTGTTGGGCACAGTGGTTGCCATGCTGCTTCCCAGCTGGCGAACAAGTTCTTACGTTGGTGCCAGCATTGTGACGGCAGTTGGCTTTTCCAAGGGCCTCTGGATGGAGTGTGCAACACACAGCACAGGTATCACCCAGTGCGACATCTACAGCACGCTTCTAGGCCTGCCCTCTGACATCCAGGCTGCCCAGGCCATGATGGTGACCTCCAGTGCAATCTCGTCGCTGGCCTGCATGATCGCTGTGGTGGGCATGAGATGCACAGTCTTCTGCCAGGGGTCCCGAGCCAAAGACAGAGTGGCGGTAGTGGGCGGAGTCTTCTTTATCCTTGGAGGCCTCCTGGGCTTTGTTCCTGTTGCCTGGAATCTTCATGGGATCCTGCGGGACTTCTACTCACCACTGGTGCCAGACAGCATGAAATTCGAGATCGGAGAGGCTCTTTACCTGGGCATCATTTCCTCCCTGTTCTCCTTGGTGGCTGGAATCATCCTCTGCTTTTCCTGCCCATCTCAGAGAAATCACTCCAATTACTACGATGCTTACCAAGCCCAGCCTCTTGCCACTAGGAGCTCTCCCAGGCCtggtcagcctcccaaagtcaaGAGTGAGTTCAACTCCTACAGCCTGACAGGGTATGTGTGA